The proteins below come from a single Esox lucius isolate fEsoLuc1 chromosome 7, fEsoLuc1.pri, whole genome shotgun sequence genomic window:
- the LOC114839545 gene encoding E3 SUMO-protein ligase KIAA1586 isoform X1: protein MAQLSPAQFKQWSDQYPWLFVKDNKLGCTACKEAKRLFTTQKGVQMAEEWISGGVGGSSIRAMRKMIYKHRDSLAHQKALCIEKQREKEVLPNMAATVTASLFEETANALRTAYFVAKERLAFTKMSCLVSLQETNGAKMGQLNRSEHACINMIEHVAVKMKKTVISKIKNNGSLLSITVDESSAFGISYLVIYIRADVTGRGDVENIFLDLVELDEGTTAENVYKALKNSLMMAKLDDEYLKNHLISIATDGAAVMTGKDSGLIARLKKDFPSLKSVHCLAHKLELAVHDSLKCVTGCNHFEHFISKLYTMYHQSTKNARLLSEAASAVHISLLKIGKIFTIRWVASSYSTVKAVWKDFPALAQQMRAAFEDRTYTDAERKKYTGMLNRLTSTGFVTDLATMRDVLQELKSLSLKLQKRSTSLTDASRDIRLTMEVLDAMKTQGGMSMRKAKEYLMEGTFKGVALKESTEKVNQLQFFQAVIDNLSSLLPDSELTKLLKPLDPHIWPKTRDELILYGEDEIYELAKDLGEPAREAVEDFCSWKLQKDQSGKTLRRLIVASQTYLATSAECEQGFSAMNDTASKTKSPEGQKSLSCLVRRH from the exons ATGGCCCAGCTCAGCCCAGCCCAGTTTAAACAATGGTCGGATCAGTATCCTTGGTTATTCGTGAAAGATAACAAATTAGGATGCACAGCCTGCAAGGAGGCAAAGCGACTATTTACAACACAGAAGGGTGTTCAGATGGCAGAGGAGTGGATTAGTGGTGGTGTGGGAGGATCTAGTATTCGGGCTATGCGCAAGATGATCTATAAACATAGAGACAGTTTAGCCCATCAAAAAGCTTTATgtatagagaaacagagagagaaagaagtccTTCCAAACATGGCTGCAACAGTTACTGCTTCTCTATTTGAAGAAACTGCCAATGCTTTAAGAACTGCATATTTTGTGGCAAAGGAGAGGCTGGCAtttacaaaaatgagctgcttGGTTTCTTTGCAGGAAACAAATGGTGCAAAAATGGGCCAATTGAACAGGTCAGAACACGCCTGTATTAACATGATAGAACATGTGGCTGTTAAGATGAAAAAAACGGTGATATCTAAAATAAAGAACAACGGGTCTCTCCTTAGTATTACAGTAGATGAAAGCAGTGCATTTGGCATTAGTTATCTGGTCATTTATATAAGAGCAGATGTCACGGGTAGAGGGGATGTGGAGAACATATTCCTTGACCTTGTTGAACTTGATGAGGGAacaacagcagaaaatgtatataaggCACTTAAGAACAGTCTGATGATGGCAAAACTGGATGATGAGTATTTGAAGAATCATCTCATCAGTATCGCCACTGATGGAGCAGCAGTGATGACCGGAAAAGACAGTGGCCTCATTGCAAGGTTAAAGAAAGATTTCCCTTCACTTAAGAGTGTGCATTGCCTTGCACATAAACTAGAGCTGGCAGTTCACGATTCCCTAAAATGTGTGACAGGATGTAACCACTTTGAACATTTTATATCAAAGTTGTACACAATGTATCATCAATCTACAAAGAATGCACGACTCTTGTCTGAAGCTGCCTCTGCGGTCCATATCAGCCTGCTAAAAATCGGGAAAATATTTACCATCCGCTGGGTTGCCAGCAGTTACAGCACAGTGAAGGCAGTCTGGAAGGATTTCCCAGCTCTTGCACAGCAGATGAGAGCAGCATTCGAAGACCGCACATACACTGATGCTGAGAGAAAGAAGTACACTGGGATGCTGAACAGACTGACCAGCACAGGCTTTGTTACAGACCTAGCCACCATGAGAGATGTGCTTCAGGAACTTAAAAGTCTTTCACTGAAACTGCAA aagaGGAGTACATCCCTAACAGATGCCAGCCGGGACATTAGACTGACAATGGAGGTTTTGGATGCCATGAAGACACAAGGAGGAATGTCAATGAGAAAAGCTAAAGAATATTTGATGGAGGGAACCTTTAAGGGAGTAGCCCTGAAGGAAAGCACAGAGAAGGTAAATCAGCTTCAGTTCTTTCAGGCAGTGATCGACAACCTGTCAAGTCTTCTTCCAGATTCTGAACTCACAAAGTTATTGAAACCATTAGACCCTCACATCTGGCCCAAAACAAGAGATGAACTGATCTTGTATGGGGAGGACGAGATATATGAACTTGCAAAGGATCTGGGTGAACCCGCCAGAGAGGCTGTTGAAGATTTCTGTTCCTGGAAACTGCAAAAGGATCAAAGTGGGAAGACCTTAAGAAGATTGATAGTTGCAAGCCAAACATATCTAGCAACTTCAGCAGAGTGTGAACAAGGGTTTTCTGCCATGAATGATACAGCCAGTAAGACGAAATCGCCTGAGGGTCAGAAGTCTCTCAGCTGTCTTGTTCGTCGacattaa
- the LOC114839545 gene encoding E3 SUMO-protein ligase KIAA1586 isoform X2, translating into MAQLSPAQFKQWSDQYPWLFVKDNKLGCTACKEAKRLFTTQKGVQMAEEWISGGVGGSSIRAMRKMIYKHRDSLAHQKALCIEKQREKEVLPNMAATVTASLFEETANALRTAYFVAKERLAFTKMSCLVSLQETNGAKMGQLNRSEHACINMIEHVAVKMKKTVISKIKNNGSLLSITVDESSAFGISYLVIYIRADVTGRGDVENIFLDLVELDEGTTAENVYKALKNSLMMAKLDDEYLKNHLISIATDGAAVMTGKDSGLIASSYSTVKAVWKDFPALAQQMRAAFEDRTYTDAERKKYTGMLNRLTSTGFVTDLATMRDVLQELKSLSLKLQKRSTSLTDASRDIRLTMEVLDAMKTQGGMSMRKAKEYLMEGTFKGVALKESTEKVNQLQFFQAVIDNLSSLLPDSELTKLLKPLDPHIWPKTRDELILYGEDEIYELAKDLGEPAREAVEDFCSWKLQKDQSGKTLRRLIVASQTYLATSAECEQGFSAMNDTASKTKSPEGQKSLSCLVRRH; encoded by the exons ATGGCCCAGCTCAGCCCAGCCCAGTTTAAACAATGGTCGGATCAGTATCCTTGGTTATTCGTGAAAGATAACAAATTAGGATGCACAGCCTGCAAGGAGGCAAAGCGACTATTTACAACACAGAAGGGTGTTCAGATGGCAGAGGAGTGGATTAGTGGTGGTGTGGGAGGATCTAGTATTCGGGCTATGCGCAAGATGATCTATAAACATAGAGACAGTTTAGCCCATCAAAAAGCTTTATgtatagagaaacagagagagaaagaagtccTTCCAAACATGGCTGCAACAGTTACTGCTTCTCTATTTGAAGAAACTGCCAATGCTTTAAGAACTGCATATTTTGTGGCAAAGGAGAGGCTGGCAtttacaaaaatgagctgcttGGTTTCTTTGCAGGAAACAAATGGTGCAAAAATGGGCCAATTGAACAGGTCAGAACACGCCTGTATTAACATGATAGAACATGTGGCTGTTAAGATGAAAAAAACGGTGATATCTAAAATAAAGAACAACGGGTCTCTCCTTAGTATTACAGTAGATGAAAGCAGTGCATTTGGCATTAGTTATCTGGTCATTTATATAAGAGCAGATGTCACGGGTAGAGGGGATGTGGAGAACATATTCCTTGACCTTGTTGAACTTGATGAGGGAacaacagcagaaaatgtatataaggCACTTAAGAACAGTCTGATGATGGCAAAACTGGATGATGAGTATTTGAAGAATCATCTCATCAGTATCGCCACTGATGGAGCAGCAGTGATGACCGGAAAAGACAGTGGCCTCATTGCAAG CAGTTACAGCACAGTGAAGGCAGTCTGGAAGGATTTCCCAGCTCTTGCACAGCAGATGAGAGCAGCATTCGAAGACCGCACATACACTGATGCTGAGAGAAAGAAGTACACTGGGATGCTGAACAGACTGACCAGCACAGGCTTTGTTACAGACCTAGCCACCATGAGAGATGTGCTTCAGGAACTTAAAAGTCTTTCACTGAAACTGCAA aagaGGAGTACATCCCTAACAGATGCCAGCCGGGACATTAGACTGACAATGGAGGTTTTGGATGCCATGAAGACACAAGGAGGAATGTCAATGAGAAAAGCTAAAGAATATTTGATGGAGGGAACCTTTAAGGGAGTAGCCCTGAAGGAAAGCACAGAGAAGGTAAATCAGCTTCAGTTCTTTCAGGCAGTGATCGACAACCTGTCAAGTCTTCTTCCAGATTCTGAACTCACAAAGTTATTGAAACCATTAGACCCTCACATCTGGCCCAAAACAAGAGATGAACTGATCTTGTATGGGGAGGACGAGATATATGAACTTGCAAAGGATCTGGGTGAACCCGCCAGAGAGGCTGTTGAAGATTTCTGTTCCTGGAAACTGCAAAAGGATCAAAGTGGGAAGACCTTAAGAAGATTGATAGTTGCAAGCCAAACATATCTAGCAACTTCAGCAGAGTGTGAACAAGGGTTTTCTGCCATGAATGATACAGCCAGTAAGACGAAATCGCCTGAGGGTCAGAAGTCTCTCAGCTGTCTTGTTCGTCGacattaa
- the LOC114839545 gene encoding E3 SUMO-protein ligase KIAA1586 isoform X3, protein MKIISYSTVKAVWKDFPALAQQMRAAFEDRTYTDAERKKYTGMLNRLTSTGFVTDLATMRDVLQELKSLSLKLQKRSTSLTDASRDIRLTMEVLDAMKTQGGMSMRKAKEYLMEGTFKGVALKESTEKVNQLQFFQAVIDNLSSLLPDSELTKLLKPLDPHIWPKTRDELILYGEDEIYELAKDLGEPAREAVEDFCSWKLQKDQSGKTLRRLIVASQTYLATSAECEQGFSAMNDTASKTKSPEGQKSLSCLVRRH, encoded by the exons ATGAAAATCAT CAGTTACAGCACAGTGAAGGCAGTCTGGAAGGATTTCCCAGCTCTTGCACAGCAGATGAGAGCAGCATTCGAAGACCGCACATACACTGATGCTGAGAGAAAGAAGTACACTGGGATGCTGAACAGACTGACCAGCACAGGCTTTGTTACAGACCTAGCCACCATGAGAGATGTGCTTCAGGAACTTAAAAGTCTTTCACTGAAACTGCAA aagaGGAGTACATCCCTAACAGATGCCAGCCGGGACATTAGACTGACAATGGAGGTTTTGGATGCCATGAAGACACAAGGAGGAATGTCAATGAGAAAAGCTAAAGAATATTTGATGGAGGGAACCTTTAAGGGAGTAGCCCTGAAGGAAAGCACAGAGAAGGTAAATCAGCTTCAGTTCTTTCAGGCAGTGATCGACAACCTGTCAAGTCTTCTTCCAGATTCTGAACTCACAAAGTTATTGAAACCATTAGACCCTCACATCTGGCCCAAAACAAGAGATGAACTGATCTTGTATGGGGAGGACGAGATATATGAACTTGCAAAGGATCTGGGTGAACCCGCCAGAGAGGCTGTTGAAGATTTCTGTTCCTGGAAACTGCAAAAGGATCAAAGTGGGAAGACCTTAAGAAGATTGATAGTTGCAAGCCAAACATATCTAGCAACTTCAGCAGAGTGTGAACAAGGGTTTTCTGCCATGAATGATACAGCCAGTAAGACGAAATCGCCTGAGGGTCAGAAGTCTCTCAGCTGTCTTGTTCGTCGacattaa